CGTTGCAAATCAACACCCATGTCGATGAAGAAACTGGAGAAAAGACACCCAGCTCACTTGACATTAAGCCTGAGTTGTTTAGCTCTGGACGTGTCTCAGTGGAAGGATCACGCATACAAGGATCAGATGATAATCAGAATCATTTTCCTTTCAGGGTCAATGGCCCTGATGCTAAGAAAAGGCAGAATAAGCTgctggggagaagaaagaaagaggagagaacatATATTTCACAGGAGAGAGAATCTCTCTGACATTGATTCGCTCATACTCTCTGGAAAAAGACTAAAGGAACAGGAAAAAATGAATAGAGAAAATCCTAGAACACCTGTAACTGAACTAAGAACTTACCCCCTTTCAAGTCCTAAATGTGCCATTCCAAATTCTCCAGCACCAGTTACAGAAACTAATGTAGGGAGTGTATTAATTCTACCAAGCCCCAAACCACGGAGAGATGTTGATGCCCTCCGTAGAGGAAATGATTTCCCCAGGGCGACTACTCTTCCTCTGCCTACACCTTCAAATAGCAGTAACAGTCAGCGCCTCGAACACAAGTGTCCTAAAAGTAACTGTGAACTTACTACTCACAGCTTAAGAAACATTAGCTCTGCTTCACCTGTAAACTTAGaggtacagaagaaaaaaattactgtctCTACAGACAACCCAGAGGTAAACAAAGCTGGAAGTACAAGTGGCCAGGCAGCTAGAAGTCCTAACTTAGAGGCAGATAATTCATGTTTTATAAATGAACTCACTTGGGATAACTTAgtggaaaatgaaaaccaaaacttaaaagaacaaaatcacaCAGAgatgtctcttaaatctcccaATGATGCTCTCGGTGGTAGAAATGAAAGTCTTCTGGAAAAGGAAGTTCTAAGTCAGTCTAAGAATCTTAGCCTGGAAGTAATTTCTCCTGTTTCTACAGAAGATCAAATACATTCTTGCACAGTGCTTGAAGGCCTTCTCTTTCCTGCAGAATATTACGTTAGGACAACACGGCGCATGTCAGGTTGCCAGAGGAAAGTAGCACTGGAGGCTGTAATTCAGAGTCATTTAGGTGTCAgaaaaaaaggctttaaaaataagaGTATGAAATCTGCTAAAAAATTCAATGTTTGCAACGAAAAAACTAAGCAAAGTGAAATTAAGGTGTCTGACAAACACGCAGAACAACCAAGTTCAAGAAGTCCCCAGAAACTGCTCTCATTAACTGAAGTCAGCTTTTCCACTGACTCCACAGAAGATGACTTTTCTAGGAAGACGGTTACCAAGCCATCAGGtaaaaaatgcagaggaagaagaaagtcaGCGTGCACTTCTCTGTTAGATCACCATGAACTACTTTTGCCAACTACTGGCACATCAGGTGTTAAGAAGTCCAAGGAAGAAATTGCCTTGCACAAAGAtcagaatgaaaaggcaattgTTCACAGTAAGAAGAGAATTAAAGGTAAATCGAGATGTGGTTGGCGGTGGTGGCTGATGATGGTGGTAGCTAACACTATATGCTCGTCACTTTCTAAATGTTATATAGATACTTACTGAATCATCACACCAACTGTACATGAGGCAGAATCTATTTTTTATTACTCTTATATATTtggcagcacatggaatctttcagttgcagcacgtgggatctagttccttgaccaggggtcaaaaccaggcaccctgcattgggagtgcagtcttagccactagaccactagaGAAGTGcccagaatatatttttatcctcactttacagatggggaatcGAAGGCCAGGTGATCAAAGTGTCTTTAAAGCCACAGGGTCAAGGTTCAAATCTGGCTGCATGGTGTCAGAGTTCACAAATATGGTTGAAAAAGTTGACACTGAGAGGGAAAATGTGTTGGATGTTTACCTGAAATTAGTGTTTATTCAACTATAATACAGTCTTATCCATGGGGAGAAGTAACTAGTACAGGGaagtatatttgaaataaaatcaatgTCAGAGTAAGAATTCATTGACAGATTCCCTTAGGAATAATTGTGTAATAAAATGCAACAGGTCTGAGCCACTTTGGGAGGTAAACAGTCTAATAGTGTCTCTGAGGTTCATGGGACACAAGATTTTGGAGGCTATGAAGTGACAAGTTATAATttaaacttctttattcatttactcgGGAGATGTATCTGATAAACTGAGCACAGAATTTAGATAATTCACTCCAGTTCTGTGTGAGAGCTCAGCAAACTTTCTATAAAGGGCCAaatagaaaatacagtctgtgctcagtcatagCTATTCAAGTGTAATGTGGAAATAACCATATACAATGTGTAAATGTGCCTGTGTCTCAATAAAACGTTATTTACAGAAACAGGCAGCCAGCAGCTCTGTACCATTGGACAGGCTTTGACTTACGAGCcacaatttattaatttaaataaaaataataatcatgggGACTCCACTGGTGGTCCATTAGCTAAGACTCCGtatttcctggtcagggaactagatcccacatgtaaacttaaaagagttcacatgctgcaactaagacccagtgcagccaaatatataaatttaaaatattttaaaaaataataatcacgaCTCTTTTAATCATCATCTTTTATGCCAACAAGAAAGGAATTGGAAAGCAGGACAATCTAGTAATAAGCTTGAAGTGTTGTTTTGTATACTTTGAAATAATCTACTGTGATTTCAGTAACCTACAGGTacatagaacatttttttttcttgaggtaacCTTCATATTAACATAGTTAACTGTTTTAAGTTaagtgaacaattcagtggcatttagttaCGTTCACAGTGTTTTATCACCACGACCCCTGtgtagttccaaaacattttcatcatcccaaaggGAAACCCCATACCCGTTAAGCAGTTTCTCCCCATTTTCTCTCTTGACAGTCCTTGGCAAATACTAATCTGTGTTCTGTCTTTGTGGATTTACTTATTTTGGGTATTTTATATTAATGGAAGTATACAGTATGTGCCCTTTCGTGTCTGGCTGCTTTCGCCTACTTAGCTGGTTTTCGAGATTCATCTACATGGTAGCATGTATATCAGCACTTCATTCAtattcatggctgagtaatattccattgtgtacatgtagcacagctctcttatccattTATAAAGTATTGGATGCAGCTACATTTTGAatgatacagagctcctgttgcTTGAAGTCTAATAAATTAATCTTTGTTTGAAAAGGGAACTATGTTTTCTTCAATGAGAAGAGCCAGCATTTTGTAGACTGTACTCTGATAGCCTGTTGAAATGATAATTGTGGATCAGAAAGGACTTCAGAGATTCTTAACCCAGCTCCCTCAGAAGGGACAAGGGGAAATGAGGTGAATTTGACTTGCCCAGGATAACATAGCGAACCAGTGGCGGAGCTGGCACCAGACTGGTCCCAGCCAGCGCTGTCAGCACCACACTGGGTTTGGTCCTGCAGAGGGAGAGCTGCTCAGTATGCACTAACCTATGTCTGATTGTTGAACTGTCCACAGAAGTTTGAGAGTCCTGGGTGGGAAAACACTGCATGATGTTGGAGTTTAGAAACTCACTCTTTCTTGGGAATTGGTGAgtatctgtttttgttgttgctttctgTTTTAGGAAAGGAAGGTCACTGTCAAAAAGAGGACTTCCTTTGTTACAGTAATTACGCTTATTTCTCTTCGGATGATGATGCTTTCAGCGCTCCATTTCGTAAGAACAGAATGCTAAGTTTAAAGCATCTGTCGTCTTTTCTCAAAATCACAGACTTTCAGTTACCTGATGAAGACTTTGGGTCTCTTAAGCTTGAAAAACTGAAGTCCTGCTCAAAAAAGCTGATGGAGACTTTTGGATCAAAAGTACATGGAGAGGGGCATCTTAAAGGGGAAAGTTACATTGTTGTGGAGGAACCAAGCCCTAAACAAAGCAATATAGAAAAGGAGGGCATGGAAGAGGAACTAATTACCCTACCAGGAAAGGCACATCCTAAAATGCCAAGCCAAAGAAGCCAGCCTCGGGGAAAGGACCTTTCTTCatccattttactttttactCCTTTGAATTCTGTTGCCTCTGATGATAATGACAGACTGACAGCAGAGCTGTGCTCACCTGCTTTCCCCATATTAGGCGCTACTCCAGCTTTTGGCTCCCAAGCTCACAGAGAAAAGGTGTCTGCAGAGGTGGTTGGACAAACCTGCTCTCCACCCCGTCTTTCTCACTTAAAAGCCACAGTCAGCCTGGCTGGCAATCGTAAACAAGGCAACAGCTGGAGCAGACCCTCGAAATTAGATAGCAGCCAGCATGTGGCAGGAAGAGCAGGACAGCCTTCCTGTGACCCTGACTCTGGTCCCCAAGCAACAACTCTGCCCACCGAGTCTTTCACCTATGAAGCAAGTCAGCTCCAGGAATCACAGACACATTCTGCTGAGCAGGTACAGACTGCATCCTTCATGAAattttctctgaagaaatgaAGTGTCTTAGTGAACATGGACTC
This genomic interval from Bos mutus isolate GX-2022 chromosome 25, NWIPB_WYAK_1.1, whole genome shotgun sequence contains the following:
- the PALB2 gene encoding LOW QUALITY PROTEIN: partner and localizer of BRCA2 (The sequence of the model RefSeq protein was modified relative to this genomic sequence to represent the inferred CDS: inserted 2 bases in 1 codon); translation: MLFLLAAGQMEEPPGKTLSCEEKEKLKEKLAFLKREYTKTLARLQRAQRAEKLKSPLRRAVEEREPALRQGVAAQLAHTEPKNTVSPRDTLQINTHVDEETGEKTPSSLDIKPELFSSGRVSVEGSRIQGSDDNQNHFPFRVNGPDAKKRQNKLLGRRKKEERTYISQERESLXDIDSLILSGKRLKEQEKMNRENPRTPVTELRTYPLSSPKCAIPNSPAPVTETNVGSVLILPSPKPRRDVDALRRGNDFPRATTLPLPTPSNSSNSQRLEHKCPKSNCELTTHSLRNISSASPVNLEVQKKKITVSTDNPEVNKAGSTSGQAARSPNLEADNSCFINELTWDNLVENENQNLKEQNHTEMSLKSPNDALGGRNESLLEKEVLSQSKNLSLEVISPVSTEDQIHSCTVLEGLLFPAEYYVRTTRRMSGCQRKVALEAVIQSHLGVRKKGFKNKSMKSAKKFNVCNEKTKQSEIKVSDKHAEQPSSRSPQKLLSLTEVSFSTDSTEDDFSRKTVTKPSGKKCRGRRKSACTSLLDHHELLLPTTGTSGVKKSKEEIALHKDQNEKAIVHSKKRIKGKEGHCQKEDFLCYSNYAYFSSDDDAFSAPFRKNRMLSLKHLSSFLKITDFQLPDEDFGSLKLEKLKSCSKKLMETFGSKVHGEGHLKGESYIVVEEPSPKQSNIEKEGMEEELITLPGKAHPKMPSQRSQPRGKDLSSSILLFTPLNSVASDDNDRLTAELCSPAFPILGATPAFGSQAHREKVSAEVVGQTCSPPRLSHLKATVSLAGNRKQGNSWSRPSKLDSSQHVAGRAGQPSCDPDSGPQATTLPTESFTYEASQLQESQTHSAEQTEIAEVPAWGSLHPGTLHVVSNLKNPSGSCSVDMSATWWEIAGFKEPCIVTACEYVVSLWKPLDAWQWEKIYSWHFTEFPVLQIVAVPDVCNLVCVALGNLEIREIRALLCSPDGKSEKQVLLSSGNIKAVLGLAKRRLVSSSRTLCDQQVEMMTFAEDGGSKEKQLLMPPEETILTFAEVQGMQEALLGTTIMNNIVIWNLKTGQLLKKMHIDASYQASVCHKAYSEMGLLFVVLSHPCAEENELSGSPVFQLIVINPKTTLSMGVMLYCLPHGQAGRFLEGDVKDHFAAAVLTSGTIAVWDLLLGHCTALLPPVSGQNWSFVKWSRTDSHLLAGQKDGNIFVYRF